The Bacillus sp. B-jedd sequence TCAAATAGCTGAATAGAGGATGTGCCTTTTCTCCATTAACATCGACCTTTTCAAACATCGGGAATGATACTCCATAGTTTATCGAGCAAAATGACCGGATGTCTTCCTCGCTGCCCGGCTCCTGGCCGCCAAATTGATTGCAAGGGAATCCCAAAATGGTGAATCCCCTACCGTTGTATTGCTGATAGAGCTCCTCCAGACCGGCATACTGGGGAGTAAAACCGCATTTGCTCGCTGTGTTGACAATTAATAAAACTTGCCCTTCAAAATGGGACAAAGGGACT is a genomic window containing:
- a CDS encoding glutathione peroxidase codes for the protein MSVFNFNANLIDGKEVPLSHFEGQVLLIVNTASKCGFTPQYAGLEELYQQYNGRGFTILGFPCNQFGGQEPGSEEDIRSFCSINYGVSFPMFEKVDVNGEKAHPLFSYLTGELPGILGSKSIKWNFTKFLIGRDGKPLKRFAPQDKPADLAKEIGKLL